Proteins co-encoded in one Bradyrhizobium sp. 170 genomic window:
- a CDS encoding ABC transporter substrate-binding protein produces the protein MIASCCRRALLGVSLGVLATLSALPANADQITFVSQGGAYQKAQTVAILDPSAKKLGITINQDSIPDAWPAIKSQVASGKPTWDVVDVPTGYCLRGGEQGLLEKLDFSKLPNGAAMPEAYRSPYSVAYEFYSSVLAYSQKKFSAESAPNSWADFWDVKKFPGRRALRNHPIATLEAALMADGVAPDKLYPLDVDRAFKKLEEIKPNITVWWTSGAQSAQLLNDGEVDMVMAWNGRVSALTKEGAKVAYTYNQGILQSTSLCILKDAPNLATAVRFLNEAVDPVHQANLPLHIDYGPANPKAFDTGVIKPERVAQLPSAPENAAKQALMSYAWWSSPAGEAAEKRWVGFMQK, from the coding sequence ATGATTGCATCTTGCTGCCGGCGTGCACTGCTCGGCGTTTCCCTTGGTGTCCTCGCGACGCTCTCGGCGCTTCCGGCCAATGCGGACCAGATCACCTTCGTGTCCCAGGGTGGTGCCTATCAGAAGGCGCAAACCGTCGCGATCCTCGACCCCTCCGCCAAGAAGCTTGGTATCACCATCAACCAGGACAGCATCCCCGACGCCTGGCCCGCGATCAAATCGCAGGTCGCCAGCGGCAAGCCGACCTGGGACGTGGTCGATGTGCCGACGGGTTATTGCCTGCGCGGCGGCGAGCAGGGATTGCTCGAAAAACTCGATTTTTCGAAATTGCCAAACGGGGCCGCGATGCCCGAGGCCTATCGTTCCCCTTACTCGGTGGCCTACGAATTCTATTCGAGCGTGCTCGCCTACAGCCAGAAGAAATTCTCGGCAGAGTCCGCGCCCAATAGCTGGGCCGATTTCTGGGACGTGAAGAAGTTCCCGGGCCGCCGCGCGCTGCGCAACCATCCGATTGCGACGCTGGAGGCCGCGCTGATGGCCGACGGTGTCGCGCCCGACAAGCTCTATCCGCTCGACGTCGACCGCGCCTTCAAGAAGCTCGAGGAGATCAAGCCCAATATCACGGTGTGGTGGACCTCGGGCGCGCAATCCGCGCAGCTCCTCAATGACGGCGAAGTCGACATGGTGATGGCCTGGAACGGCCGCGTCAGCGCGCTGACCAAGGAAGGCGCCAAGGTCGCTTATACCTACAATCAGGGCATCCTGCAGAGCACCTCGCTCTGCATTCTCAAGGACGCACCCAATCTCGCGACCGCCGTCCGTTTCCTCAACGAGGCGGTCGATCCCGTCCACCAGGCCAATCTGCCGCTGCATATCGATTACGGCCCGGCCAACCCGAAGGCCTTCGATACCGGCGTCATCAAGCCGGAGCGTGTCGCGCAACTGCCGAGCGCGCCGGAAAACGCGGCTAAGCAGGCGCTGATGTCCTACGCCTGGTGGTCGTCGCCTGCGGGCGAGGCGGCGGAAAAACGCTGGGTCGGCTTCATGCAGAAGTAG
- a CDS encoding FAD-dependent oxidoreductase, producing MAEVWTPMAPAASLWADTAEPLPAFPKLAGDVKADVVIIGAGYTGLSAAHHLAKGGLSPVVLEANHPGWGASGRNGGVITAKFRLSFRDIDAGHGRAMARRMYEIAHDSVEMVDELVSEFGIESARLTRSGQVKAAHNQATLRSAIDEAEWMKREMGDTEVRILDSHQVREETGSRGFVGGVLNPGSGGIHPLNYLRGLAKGVAQRGVPIFQESPALALRRDGDGVIAETPGGSVRARQAIIATNSYSDLTSATVRLQRTLVPFRSALIATEKLSPNLAGSLMPTGRTYTETKRMMRWFRKVDDRVIFGGRGAFGKQDSESAFEALRKAMVGIFPELADIPLAFKWSGLVAMTLDSVPHVGRLDDRTFYSVGYNGAGVAMSSLMGRYLAALVRAEKVDLGLLDAGRLKTIPFYPFREPAVRAVAGWYQFLDAIGR from the coding sequence ATGGCAGAGGTCTGGACCCCAATGGCACCGGCCGCCTCGCTCTGGGCGGACACGGCGGAGCCGTTGCCCGCCTTTCCGAAGCTTGCCGGCGACGTAAAGGCCGATGTCGTCATCATCGGCGCGGGCTATACGGGGCTGTCGGCCGCGCATCATCTCGCGAAGGGCGGTCTTTCGCCGGTCGTACTCGAAGCCAATCATCCCGGCTGGGGCGCGAGCGGCCGCAATGGAGGCGTCATCACCGCCAAGTTCCGCCTCTCGTTCCGCGACATCGATGCAGGTCACGGCCGCGCCATGGCCAGGCGCATGTATGAGATCGCGCATGACTCCGTCGAGATGGTCGATGAGCTGGTGTCCGAATTTGGCATCGAGAGCGCGCGATTGACGCGCAGCGGGCAGGTCAAGGCCGCGCACAATCAGGCGACGCTCAGGTCCGCGATCGACGAAGCCGAATGGATGAAGCGGGAGATGGGCGATACCGAGGTCCGCATTCTTGATTCCCATCAGGTGCGCGAAGAGACGGGATCGCGGGGCTTTGTCGGCGGGGTGCTCAATCCGGGCTCCGGCGGCATCCATCCGCTGAACTACCTGCGTGGCCTCGCTAAAGGTGTTGCGCAGCGCGGTGTGCCGATATTCCAGGAAAGCCCTGCGCTCGCGCTCCGTCGCGACGGCGATGGCGTTATTGCCGAGACGCCTGGCGGCAGCGTGCGCGCGCGTCAGGCGATCATCGCCACCAACTCTTATTCCGACCTGACATCGGCGACGGTGCGGCTGCAACGCACATTGGTGCCGTTCCGCAGCGCTCTCATCGCTACCGAAAAACTGTCACCGAACCTCGCCGGCAGCCTGATGCCGACGGGGCGAACCTACACAGAGACCAAGCGGATGATGCGTTGGTTCCGCAAGGTCGACGACCGCGTCATCTTCGGCGGTCGCGGCGCCTTCGGAAAGCAGGATTCGGAAAGCGCGTTCGAGGCGCTACGCAAGGCGATGGTCGGCATCTTCCCGGAGCTTGCGGATATTCCGCTCGCGTTCAAATGGTCGGGTCTCGTCGCGATGACGCTCGATTCCGTGCCGCATGTCGGCCGTCTCGATGATCGCACCTTTTATTCGGTTGGCTACAACGGCGCCGGCGTCGCGATGTCGAGCCTGATGGGCCGCTACCTCGCGGCCCTCGTGCGCGCGGAGAAGGTCGATCTCGGCCTGCTCGATGCTGGCCGTCTCAAGACTATTCCATTCTATCCGTTCCGCGAGCCAGCCGTCCGCGCGGTGGCCGGCTGGTACCAATTTCTGGATGCGATCGGGCGTTAG
- a CDS encoding HAD family hydrolase, with the protein MSYDSFKVLTFDVVGTLIDFEAGVLDAVRKISGRKAAELSDDQIFASYKRGRDAHPERSSEVMFHVYRYLAKELGLPADDAACDAFQLAVLRWQPFSDSVEALKRLRTRFRLVAMTNADRVALSCYAHALDNPFHDTICADDTGVAKPNPEFFAYNKGRQSAFGYKQSEILHVAQSQHHDIGIARQLGYKVCWIERRQGMKGFGGTPEVPQLTKPDFHFATMKAFADAAVGN; encoded by the coding sequence ATGTCCTATGATAGCTTCAAGGTTCTCACCTTCGACGTCGTCGGTACCTTGATCGATTTCGAAGCCGGCGTGCTCGATGCGGTGCGCAAGATCTCGGGCCGAAAGGCGGCCGAGCTCAGCGACGATCAGATCTTCGCATCCTACAAGCGCGGCCGCGACGCTCATCCCGAACGGTCGAGCGAGGTGATGTTTCATGTCTACCGGTACCTTGCCAAGGAACTGGGACTGCCGGCCGACGATGCCGCCTGCGATGCCTTCCAGCTCGCCGTGCTGCGCTGGCAGCCATTTTCGGATTCGGTCGAGGCGCTGAAGCGCCTGCGCACCAGGTTCCGATTGGTCGCCATGACCAATGCGGATCGCGTCGCGCTGTCATGCTATGCCCACGCGCTCGACAATCCCTTCCACGACACCATCTGCGCCGACGACACCGGCGTTGCGAAACCCAATCCGGAATTCTTCGCCTACAACAAGGGCCGGCAGTCGGCGTTCGGCTACAAGCAGTCCGAAATTTTGCACGTGGCGCAGAGCCAGCATCACGACATCGGTATCGCGCGACAGCTTGGCTACAAGGTCTGCTGGATCGAGCGGCGCCAGGGCATGAAGGGCTTTGGCGGCACGCCGGAAGTGCCGCAACTCACAAAACCCGATTTCCATTTCGCCACGATGAAAGCGTTCGCCGACGCCGCTGTTGGAAACTGA
- a CDS encoding ABC transporter ATP-binding protein: protein MDQGGESVDIRAASKNYDAVRALDNVTLNVAPREFVSLLGPSGSGKTTLLGILGGFIQPSSGSIHFGDRDVTFLPPHKRDIGVVFQNYALFPHMSVGENVAFPLRARRIPKADWAARVRAALAMVGLSGYEARGIAQLSGGQRQRVALARAMIFEPRLILMDEPLSALDKQLREAMQIELRELHKRIGATIIYVTHDQREALTMSDRVAILKDGRLVQIDRPERLHDYPADSFVASFIGEASLLPVRRVDGSSVALGPAVLKSARAIPDGQALMLAVHSEKLLIADGVADAALNRLTGNVTDIVYQGESLRVFLQLADGTCLSLRQPSHYQASRLLPPVGGELTVTLHPEDTIVVPKAQEKANEKARE from the coding sequence TTGGACCAGGGCGGAGAGAGCGTCGACATCAGGGCCGCGAGCAAGAACTATGACGCCGTCCGGGCGCTGGACAACGTCACCCTGAACGTCGCACCGCGGGAGTTCGTCTCCCTGCTCGGGCCGTCCGGATCCGGCAAGACCACGCTGCTCGGCATCCTCGGCGGCTTCATTCAACCCTCGTCGGGCTCGATCCATTTCGGCGACCGCGACGTGACGTTCCTGCCGCCGCACAAACGCGACATCGGCGTGGTGTTCCAGAACTACGCGTTATTTCCACATATGAGCGTCGGCGAGAACGTCGCCTTTCCGCTGCGCGCGCGACGGATCCCAAAGGCGGATTGGGCTGCGAGGGTACGCGCCGCACTGGCGATGGTCGGGTTGTCGGGCTACGAGGCGCGCGGCATCGCCCAGCTCTCCGGCGGCCAGCGCCAGCGCGTGGCGCTGGCACGCGCCATGATCTTCGAACCGCGCCTGATCCTGATGGACGAGCCGCTGTCGGCGCTCGACAAGCAGTTGCGGGAAGCGATGCAGATCGAACTGCGCGAGCTGCACAAGCGGATCGGCGCCACGATCATCTACGTCACCCACGACCAGCGCGAGGCACTGACGATGAGTGACCGCGTTGCGATTCTCAAGGACGGCCGGCTGGTCCAGATCGATCGCCCGGAGCGGCTGCACGACTATCCCGCGGACTCTTTTGTGGCGAGTTTCATCGGCGAGGCGAGCCTGCTGCCGGTCCGGCGCGTCGATGGCTCTAGCGTGGCGCTCGGCCCGGCTGTCCTGAAAAGCGCCCGCGCGATTCCGGACGGCCAGGCGCTGATGCTCGCGGTACACAGCGAGAAGCTCCTGATTGCGGACGGCGTCGCCGATGCCGCGCTTAACCGCCTGACCGGCAACGTTACCGACATCGTCTATCAGGGCGAAAGCCTTCGTGTGTTCCTGCAGCTGGCCGACGGCACCTGCCTGAGCCTGCGTCAGCCCAGCCATTACCAGGCCTCGCGCCTGTTACCTCCTGTTGGCGGCGAACTCACCGTCACACTTCATCCCGAAGACACCATCGTCGTGCCCAAAGCGCAGGAAAAGGCGAACGAAAAGGCGCGGGAATGA
- a CDS encoding LysR family transcriptional regulator, which yields MPDLRRKLPSSHALFVFDAAARNGSFTAAAAELNVTQPAVSRMLGQFEDYLGVRLFDRTNGRAALTEDGEILYRHVSDGFRSIEGGLIEIDRRRKGTETVTLSVSSAFTTHWLMPRIDKLQRQFPTVDLRFQLISGPLRGPVDNVDLGMRFRDRYDPARNGALVMKEVMLPICSPAYRDADSADGPIEPNTIIRLADTPGDWAAEYPAFLTRRSGPAKSLSFSDYAVVVQAALLGQGIALGWLTVAAHWLLTGALVPASETLTTTRRLCELVHPHDRSIRPVVSEIRDWIIEQMHSDMAAIDRLYPRLRLMPASY from the coding sequence ATGCCCGACCTCCGGCGGAAGCTACCCTCGAGCCACGCGCTGTTCGTCTTTGACGCCGCCGCGCGCAACGGCAGCTTCACGGCGGCGGCGGCCGAACTGAATGTCACCCAGCCCGCGGTCAGCCGGATGCTCGGACAGTTCGAGGACTATCTCGGCGTTCGGCTGTTCGACCGGACCAATGGCCGCGCGGCCCTGACGGAGGACGGCGAGATCCTCTATCGCCACGTGTCGGATGGATTCCGCAGCATCGAAGGCGGCCTGATCGAGATCGACCGCCGCCGCAAGGGCACCGAGACGGTCACGCTTTCGGTCTCCTCGGCGTTCACCACCCATTGGCTGATGCCCCGCATCGATAAATTGCAGCGCCAGTTTCCGACCGTCGATCTCCGCTTCCAGCTTATTTCCGGTCCGCTGCGCGGGCCGGTCGACAACGTCGATCTCGGCATGCGATTTCGCGACCGATACGATCCCGCGCGGAACGGCGCGCTGGTGATGAAGGAAGTCATGCTGCCGATCTGCAGCCCGGCCTATCGCGACGCCGACAGCGCGGATGGCCCGATCGAACCCAACACCATCATCCGCCTCGCAGATACCCCCGGCGATTGGGCTGCAGAATATCCGGCCTTTCTCACCAGACGATCCGGGCCCGCCAAGTCGCTGAGTTTTTCCGATTATGCGGTGGTGGTCCAGGCCGCGTTGCTCGGCCAGGGCATTGCGCTCGGCTGGCTCACGGTCGCAGCCCATTGGCTGCTGACCGGCGCTTTAGTCCCGGCCTCGGAAACGCTCACCACGACAAGGCGGCTTTGCGAACTGGTGCACCCGCATGACCGATCGATCCGGCCGGTCGTCAGCGAGATCCGCGACTGGATCATCGAGCAGATGCACAGCGACATGGCCGCCATCGACCGGCTCTACCCGCGTCTGCGGCTGATGCCGGCGAGCTATTAG
- a CDS encoding alpha/beta fold hydrolase: MTLSNFTRRGIIGGLAAGATASALVSSGTLIDPARAQSVRKTFVMVPGAYCGAWYWRRVSDRLERQGHKVYSLTLTGLADRSHLLSKDINLDTHIADIVNIVEWEDLADICLVAHSYGGYPASGALERIGNRVSSIVWVDALKPADGQSFRDEVPFQAEDGTISRPVPKAVPPTSFHDAKDAAWFLSKLTPQPIGTWLQPVKLSGARERVAKKTYIRLRKYPLAALDRAFAECKADKSWTILENTTSGHAVMINEPEWLTGILLQAG; the protein is encoded by the coding sequence ATGACTTTGTCGAACTTCACGCGACGCGGAATAATCGGTGGCCTTGCGGCCGGAGCAACCGCGTCCGCATTGGTTTCGTCAGGCACGTTGATCGATCCCGCGCGTGCTCAATCCGTGCGCAAGACGTTTGTCATGGTTCCCGGTGCCTATTGCGGAGCTTGGTATTGGCGACGCGTTTCGGACAGGCTCGAAAGGCAGGGCCATAAGGTATATTCGCTCACGCTTACCGGATTGGCAGATCGCTCGCACCTCCTGAGCAAGGATATAAATCTCGACACGCACATAGCCGACATCGTGAATATCGTCGAATGGGAAGACCTCGCAGACATTTGCCTTGTCGCTCATTCGTACGGAGGATATCCGGCATCAGGCGCGCTCGAACGCATCGGAAACCGTGTTTCGTCTATCGTCTGGGTTGATGCACTGAAGCCCGCGGATGGCCAGTCATTTCGTGATGAGGTACCCTTCCAAGCGGAAGATGGCACGATCAGCCGTCCAGTTCCCAAGGCGGTCCCGCCGACATCCTTTCACGACGCCAAGGACGCTGCTTGGTTCTTGTCGAAATTAACCCCGCAACCGATTGGCACGTGGCTACAACCAGTGAAACTCTCGGGCGCACGCGAAAGGGTCGCGAAAAAGACCTACATCCGCTTACGCAAATATCCGCTGGCTGCGTTGGACAGAGCATTTGCAGAGTGCAAGGCTGATAAGTCTTGGACGATTCTAGAAAATACGACATCAGGCCATGCTGTTATGATTAACGAGCCGGAGTGGCTGACCGGCATTTTGCTGCAGGCTGGTTGA
- a CDS encoding alpha/beta hydrolase family protein, with protein MTKFQLTRRRVLRAAAVAGGLVAVTGSSNMFGTARAQSVRKTFVLVHGAFCGSWIWRRVADQLEQGGHKVFVPTLTGLGERSHLLRKDVDLDTHIADVVNLIKWESLENVCLVAWSYAGFVGSGALESIGNRVSSIVWLDAFLPASGHRVLDFTAFGNVVNSAIDKDEAGFGPPPKLPVIFVTERDRAFAESKLTPQPIGTFLQPIKLSGALERVVRKTYIRFPKFPQPAFDKALADSKTDKSWATFELPEVGHMAMLDAPDRVSELILQGT; from the coding sequence ATGACCAAGTTTCAACTGACGCGCCGCCGTGTGCTTCGCGCCGCCGCCGTGGCTGGCGGTCTTGTGGCCGTAACGGGTTCCAGCAACATGTTCGGCACTGCCCGCGCGCAATCGGTGCGAAAGACCTTCGTTCTTGTCCACGGTGCGTTTTGCGGTAGCTGGATCTGGCGTCGGGTCGCTGACCAGCTCGAACAGGGCGGTCACAAAGTATTCGTTCCGACCCTAACCGGCTTAGGCGAGCGCTCGCATTTGCTGAGGAAGGACGTCGATCTGGACACCCACATCGCGGACGTCGTTAACCTGATCAAATGGGAGAGCCTCGAGAACGTCTGCCTTGTAGCGTGGTCTTATGCGGGCTTCGTAGGTTCGGGCGCACTCGAAAGCATCGGCAATCGCGTCTCCTCAATCGTGTGGCTTGATGCCTTTCTGCCTGCCAGCGGACACAGGGTGCTGGACTTCACTGCGTTCGGTAACGTCGTAAATTCGGCCATTGACAAGGACGAGGCAGGCTTTGGTCCACCGCCGAAGCTTCCAGTGATCTTTGTTACCGAACGCGATCGGGCATTCGCTGAGTCCAAGCTCACCCCACAACCGATCGGCACCTTCCTCCAGCCGATCAAACTTTCCGGGGCGCTCGAAAGGGTGGTGAGGAAGACATACATCCGCTTCCCAAAATTTCCACAGCCGGCCTTCGATAAGGCGCTAGCGGACAGCAAGACCGACAAGTCTTGGGCCACATTCGAGCTGCCGGAGGTTGGGCACATGGCCATGCTTGATGCGCCGGACCGCGTGAGCGAGTTGATACTGCAAGGCACGTGA
- a CDS encoding winged helix-turn-helix domain-containing protein, whose translation MLDPVRRELSCNGASVKIEPKVFDLLIHLIENRHRVVSKDDLIAQVWGNRIVSDSALTHAINAARNAIGDDGKAQRLIRTSSRWGYRFVGSVRLQEGAEPAPGPAGAASSPNGPALSLPDKPSIAVLPFHNIGDDSEQEYFVDGLAEDIITALSRFKSLFVIARNSSFTYKGRAVDIRQVGRELGVRYVLEGSVRKDGNRVRITAQLIDAISGAHVWAERYDRNLSDVFAVQDAITASVAGLIEPALAEAEQQRLLRKPPDRLDAWEAHQRGLWHFYKYGSEENQTALTYFRQAIALDPNFAPGHYGYALALQWDVWHYSHRPFEEVQGIPREEALLAVSLDDKDAMAHAILAHMLMWGSEWEGAIAEARTALAINPNSAFVISMLGCVLGFGGHRDEALDRLRQAMRASPHDPLTWLWSLWTGFIQLSARNFDAALATLHQVVRMRPGLAPAYELMAACLAHLGRLDEASAVLERIPARFSEQLRRHQQRPPWIRPEDYAVRQEGLRLAGYRRTERGASD comes from the coding sequence GTGCTTGATCCCGTGCGGCGGGAGCTGTCCTGCAACGGCGCTTCGGTGAAGATCGAACCCAAAGTCTTCGACCTGTTGATCCACCTGATCGAGAACCGGCATCGGGTGGTCAGCAAGGACGACCTCATCGCTCAAGTCTGGGGTAACCGGATCGTCTCGGACTCCGCCCTCACCCATGCCATCAATGCGGCGCGCAACGCGATTGGGGACGATGGGAAGGCACAGCGGCTGATCCGTACCAGCTCCCGTTGGGGATACCGTTTTGTCGGCAGTGTCAGGCTCCAGGAGGGGGCGGAGCCTGCCCCCGGCCCAGCCGGTGCGGCAAGCTCTCCAAATGGGCCGGCTCTCTCGCTGCCCGATAAGCCGTCGATTGCCGTCCTCCCGTTTCACAATATAGGCGACGATTCCGAACAGGAATACTTCGTCGATGGCCTAGCCGAGGACATCATCACTGCGCTGTCGCGCTTCAAGTCGCTGTTCGTTATCGCGCGCAACAGCTCGTTTACCTACAAGGGCCGCGCCGTTGACATCAGGCAGGTCGGCCGCGAGCTGGGCGTACGCTACGTACTCGAGGGCTCGGTTAGGAAGGATGGCAATCGGGTGCGCATCACCGCGCAGCTGATCGACGCGATCTCGGGTGCGCACGTCTGGGCGGAACGTTACGACCGCAATCTCAGCGACGTCTTTGCCGTCCAGGATGCAATAACGGCGAGTGTCGCCGGGCTCATCGAACCGGCGCTCGCCGAGGCCGAACAGCAGCGCCTACTGCGCAAGCCGCCGGACCGGCTCGATGCCTGGGAAGCCCATCAACGCGGCCTGTGGCATTTCTACAAATACGGATCCGAGGAGAACCAGACGGCCCTAACATACTTCCGCCAGGCCATCGCCCTCGACCCGAATTTCGCGCCGGGTCACTACGGCTACGCGCTGGCCCTGCAATGGGACGTCTGGCATTATTCCCACCGCCCGTTCGAGGAGGTTCAGGGCATTCCGCGTGAGGAGGCGCTGCTCGCCGTCTCGCTCGACGACAAGGATGCGATGGCGCACGCAATCCTGGCGCACATGCTGATGTGGGGGAGCGAATGGGAGGGCGCGATCGCCGAGGCTCGCACGGCGCTTGCAATCAATCCGAATAGCGCTTTCGTGATCAGCATGCTCGGCTGTGTGCTCGGCTTTGGCGGGCATCGCGATGAAGCGCTCGATCGGCTGCGTCAGGCCATGCGCGCCAGTCCGCACGATCCGCTAACATGGCTATGGTCCCTGTGGACCGGGTTCATTCAATTGAGCGCGCGAAATTTCGATGCAGCGCTTGCGACACTACACCAGGTTGTCCGGATGCGTCCGGGCTTGGCGCCGGCATATGAACTGATGGCTGCGTGCCTGGCCCATCTCGGGCGTCTGGACGAGGCGAGCGCTGTGCTGGAGCGCATTCCTGCGCGGTTTTCCGAGCAGCTTCGCCGGCATCAACAGAGACCGCCCTGGATACGGCCGGAAGATTACGCGGTCAGGCAGGAAGGACTTCGCTTGGCAGGCTACCGAAGGACCGAGCGCGGCGCTTCTGACTAG
- a CDS encoding LysR family transcriptional regulator, with translation MIDKLELLLALAKERHFGRAAEACGVTQPTMSTSLKQLEEILGVMLVQRGSRFQGFTPEGERTLDWARRIVGDTRAMRQEINSLKDKLSGEIRIAAIPTVLGMVASLTTPFRARYPDVRFRIQSCTSADVLGLLENLEVDAGLTYIENEPIGKVRTIPLYNESYRLLTSPDAMFGDRKQVTWKEVGQVPLCLLTPDMQNRRIIDRALASVGAEATPTLTSNSLVVLYTHVKTGRWASVMPAKLAETLGLADTIRSIPIVDPIVDYSVGLVIPQRDPMTPLIAALVQVAREVAPTLE, from the coding sequence TTGATCGACAAGCTTGAACTGCTGCTGGCGCTCGCAAAGGAGCGGCATTTCGGACGGGCCGCGGAGGCCTGCGGCGTCACCCAGCCGACCATGTCGACCAGCCTCAAGCAGCTCGAGGAAATCCTCGGCGTGATGCTGGTGCAGCGCGGGTCGCGGTTCCAGGGATTTACGCCGGAGGGCGAACGCACCCTCGACTGGGCGCGGCGCATCGTCGGCGACACCCGCGCGATGCGGCAGGAGATCAACAGCCTCAAGGACAAGCTCTCCGGCGAGATCCGGATCGCCGCGATACCCACCGTGCTCGGTATGGTGGCGTCGCTGACGACGCCGTTCCGCGCGCGGTACCCCGACGTGCGCTTTCGTATCCAGTCCTGCACGTCGGCCGACGTGCTGGGCCTGTTGGAAAATCTCGAGGTCGATGCCGGGCTGACCTATATCGAGAACGAACCGATCGGCAAGGTACGCACCATTCCGCTCTACAACGAGAGCTATCGCCTGCTGACGTCGCCCGATGCCATGTTCGGCGATCGCAAGCAGGTGACCTGGAAGGAAGTAGGCCAGGTGCCGCTCTGCCTCTTGACGCCGGACATGCAGAACCGCCGCATCATCGATCGCGCGCTGGCATCGGTCGGGGCCGAGGCCACGCCGACGCTGACCTCGAACTCGTTGGTGGTCCTCTATACGCATGTGAAGACCGGGCGCTGGGCGAGCGTGATGCCGGCAAAACTCGCAGAAACCCTGGGGCTGGCGGATACCATCCGCAGCATTCCGATCGTCGATCCCATCGTCGACTACAGCGTGGGGCTGGTGATCCCGCAGCGCGATCCGATGACACCTCTGATCGCGGCGCTGGTGCAGGTCGCCCGCGAAGTGGCGCCGACGCTGGAGTAG